TGGAACACTGTAttttccagagggggagagagacagcgagagcgagagcgagagagagcgagagagagcgagagagaaaagctgaggatATTGGCTTTTTACACTCTCTGAATCCGTTCCTCCTAGAAAACCTGTTTTTACCTCGGGAGATGAATCACACAGCAGGGGCAACCTGATGCACACAACACAAGCCAGGTGTCCAGGCCTGGTCACTATCTCAGTGCATTGCTGGCTGTAGGGGGCAGTCTTCTGCTGTAGAGCATCGGACAGACCACCGAGTCCAATCCTCCCGCTTTGTCTTTGCTTGTTCCTACAGCCACTGTCCCCTGCTTGTAACGGGGACGTGCCCTCCGGTCCATAATGGTCTGTCATgaggagcaaaagaagacaacaaggcctctcggaggagagtttccaaaaaggagggagcccccacagactctgggcttcagtgagtggcttgcccgtagaagtcacatggccacacaggaTCCACAAGGGAATCCATCTGGAGACCACTTCTCCTTTGGGACTCTGTTCCCTTGGCAGCGCTTCCATTGCTAGGCTTCAAGGGAACGGACCGGCTTGTAACTGGCAGACCCCACTAGGCATTTTCTTAAGGATATTGGCACTGGGACATCCACCAGTCTAATAGGGAAGGTATTATCTAGTGCTGCTTGATTATATTTCCGGATATGCCTACTTCCTTTTCTGCCTACAGAGTTCCTATGtcccttcttcttgttgttgtaccgtgtgctatgactgccatcacttcaatctgctggttgtttggaggtttgttttttctcgACAGAACTCAGAGATACAGGGTAGGAGATGGGATCGGTCGTGTGCACCCTCAGCCTGACAGGCACATACGCACTGGCATCGAGGAGGACTATGGGTTGACTTCTCATGAGAGTAACAGAATCCTGAGGAGAAGAGTCATACGATCcactctttcatcagattctcttctgattccctccgtctcgaaagaaaccacaaatgcaagaatgcttgcagagaacggtttaatgaacaaaagaataaaaaacttaataaatagaaagcatcccCACTCCCCCTGAATCACAGAGTGACGGTACACCTACTAGTATACAAAGAGAACCCAGTTgagccataaatacaaataaataaataaataaataaataaataaataaataaataaataaataaacgaatgagtAGGAAGTAGAGAGATGGGCAAGGTTATGTGAAAGTAAGCGGTGTTTGTCGACTTGACTTGATGGTGCTGCCCCGTCCTGAACACGTTGGACACCCGATTGCCTTCGTGTCACCGTGACGGCAGGCGTGAGCTTCTCTGAGGCGGCAGGACACGTGCAAGTGTGCTCTGATCAGTCAGGGAATGTCATTTCCGTGCGGACCCGGGcgggtctcatttcctcctcctgattctttcttgcaagattgtcgaggagaagaaggatctcccgatttctgctcggaccatctcccaggcacacgggctgtggttcctgtcttgcaggtagagggagatcctttggaagtaggtcctcagggtggagtcctcatgcatgaggggggtctcggccagccccgcctcctgcaggggacaggcctccaggtcatccagctgctcagagagccccgagcacagttcctccaggagagtcatgttccaaggagcagaggacgtgtccgggcagaagaggtggaagaccttctgggtcatcacgtggaccacagagagggcctgcgcctcctggagccgctggccatcaaacagctccttggggaagg
This sequence is a window from Canis aureus isolate CA01 chromosome 10, VMU_Caureus_v.1.0, whole genome shotgun sequence. Protein-coding genes within it:
- the LOC144321692 gene encoding interferon alpha-1/2, which produces MALPCSFSVALVLLSCHSLCCLACHLPDTHGLRNWRVLTLLGQMRRLSAGSCDHYTNDFAFPKELFDGQRLQEAQALSVVHVMTQKVFHLFCPDTSSAPWNMTLLEELCSGLSEQLDDLEACPLQEAGLAETPLMHEDSTLRTYFQRISLYLQDRNHSPCAWEMVRAEIGRSFFSSTILQERIRRRK